One region of Bacillus pumilus genomic DNA includes:
- the ispF gene encoding 2-C-methyl-D-erythritol 2,4-cyclodiphosphate synthase codes for MLRIGQGFDVHQLTEGRPLIIGGVTIPYEKGLLGHSDADVLLHTVADACLGAIAEGDIGRHFPDTDPEFKDADSFKLLQHVWALVKEKGYTLVNIDCTIMAQKPKMAPYIQPMCEKIAEALEADVTQVNVKATTTEKLGFTGRGEGIASQATVLLQKK; via the coding sequence ATGTTGAGAATAGGACAAGGCTTTGATGTACATCAATTAACAGAGGGAAGACCTTTGATTATTGGCGGGGTCACCATCCCTTATGAAAAGGGGCTGCTTGGGCATTCAGACGCTGATGTACTGCTTCACACAGTGGCAGATGCCTGCCTAGGTGCGATTGCTGAAGGAGATATCGGCAGACATTTCCCAGACACAGATCCTGAGTTTAAGGATGCGGATTCTTTTAAATTACTGCAACATGTGTGGGCACTAGTAAAGGAAAAAGGCTACACACTTGTGAATATTGATTGCACCATCATGGCGCAAAAGCCCAAAATGGCACCTTACATTCAACCGATGTGTGAGAAGATTGCAGAAGCGCTTGAGGCAGATGTCACACAGGTGAATGTGAAAGCAACAACGACAGAGAAACTCGGATTTACAGGAAGAGGCGAAGGAATTGCCTCTCAGGCAACTGTGCTTCTTCAGAAAAAGTAA
- the gltX gene encoding glutamate--tRNA ligase, with product MGNEVRVRYAPSPTGHLHIGNARTALFNYLFARSQGGKFIIRIEDTDQKRNVEGGEESQLRHLQWLGIDWDESIDKDGGYGPYRQSERNDIYKKYYDELLEKDLAYKCYCTAEELEEEREAQIARSEMPRYSGKCSHLSKEEEDKLIAEGREPSIRFRVPKGEIIKFDDMVKGDISFETDGIGDFVIVKKDGTPTYNFAVAVDDYLMKMTHILRGEDHISNTPKQIMIFNAFGWDVPLFGHMTLIVNENRKKLSKRDESIIQFIEQYKNLGYLPEALFNFIALLGWSPVGEEELFTKEQFIDIFDVNRLSKSPALFDMHKLKWVNNQYVKALDLDQVVALTLPHLQKAGKVSEQLSDEENTWVRKLIALYHEQLSYGAEIVELTELFFKEQIEYNQEAKEVLAEEQVPEVMASFAGQLERLESFTPDEIKAAIKAVQKETGHKGKKLFMPIRVAVTGQTHGPELPQSIELLGKETVLNRIKQI from the coding sequence ATGGGAAATGAAGTGCGTGTTCGTTATGCACCGAGTCCAACTGGTCATTTACATATTGGGAATGCTAGAACGGCTCTTTTCAACTATTTGTTCGCACGCAGTCAAGGCGGCAAATTTATTATTCGAATCGAAGATACGGATCAAAAGCGTAATGTAGAGGGCGGAGAAGAAAGCCAGCTTCGCCACCTGCAATGGCTCGGTATTGATTGGGATGAGAGCATTGATAAAGATGGCGGCTACGGCCCTTACAGACAATCAGAGCGTAATGATATTTATAAAAAGTATTATGATGAGCTGCTAGAGAAGGACTTGGCGTATAAGTGCTATTGTACGGCTGAAGAGCTAGAGGAAGAGCGTGAAGCACAAATCGCCCGCAGTGAAATGCCTCGATATTCTGGTAAATGCAGTCATTTATCAAAAGAAGAAGAGGACAAGCTGATTGCTGAAGGAAGAGAGCCAAGCATCCGCTTCCGAGTGCCAAAAGGAGAAATTATCAAATTTGACGACATGGTCAAAGGCGATATTTCATTTGAGACAGACGGCATCGGTGACTTTGTCATTGTGAAGAAAGATGGTACGCCAACTTATAACTTCGCTGTAGCAGTGGATGATTATTTGATGAAAATGACTCACATTCTCCGTGGAGAGGATCACATTTCGAATACGCCTAAACAAATCATGATCTTCAATGCATTCGGCTGGGATGTTCCGCTATTCGGACATATGACGCTGATTGTGAACGAGAACCGCAAGAAATTAAGCAAGCGTGATGAATCCATTATTCAATTCATCGAGCAATATAAAAACTTGGGCTATTTACCAGAAGCCCTATTCAACTTCATTGCACTACTTGGATGGTCTCCAGTGGGCGAAGAAGAACTGTTTACAAAAGAGCAATTCATCGACATTTTCGATGTAAACCGACTTTCTAAGTCACCAGCTCTATTCGATATGCATAAACTAAAATGGGTGAATAACCAATACGTGAAGGCACTTGATCTTGATCAGGTTGTTGCGTTAACGCTTCCGCATCTTCAAAAGGCAGGCAAGGTAAGCGAGCAGCTGTCAGACGAAGAAAACACGTGGGTACGCAAGCTGATTGCTCTGTATCATGAACAATTAAGCTATGGAGCAGAAATTGTTGAGTTAACAGAGTTGTTCTTTAAGGAGCAAATTGAGTATAATCAAGAGGCAAAGGAAGTTCTAGCAGAGGAGCAAGTACCAGAAGTCATGGCATCTTTTGCTGGTCAGCTTGAACGACTTGAATCTTTCACACCTGATGAAATCAAGGCTGCTATTAAAGCAGTACAAAAAGAAACAGGGCATAAAGGCAAGAAACTATTCATGCCAATTCGTGTGGCTGTCACAGGACAAACGCATGGCCCAGAACTTCCGCAAAGTATTGAACTACTAGGTAAAGAAACGGTATTAAACCGCATTAAACAAATATAA
- the cysE gene encoding serine O-acetyltransferase — MFFKMLKEDIDTVFDQDPAARSYIEVVLTYSGLHAIWAHRIAHAFYKRKLYFLARIISQVSRFFTGVEIHPAATIGRRFFIDHGMGVVIGETCEIGDNVTVFQGVTLGGTGKEKGKRHPTILDDALIATGAKVLGSITVGKGAKIGAGSVVLKDVPDHSTVVGIPGRVVVQNGKKINRDLNHQDLPDPISDRFKELEREMEKLKGELASLSRKEEQS; from the coding sequence GTGTTTTTCAAAATGCTGAAAGAAGATATTGATACTGTGTTTGATCAAGATCCTGCTGCTAGAAGCTATATTGAAGTAGTGCTAACCTATTCAGGGCTTCATGCGATTTGGGCTCATCGTATCGCGCATGCATTTTATAAGCGGAAGCTGTACTTTCTTGCGCGGATCATTTCTCAGGTCAGCCGGTTTTTCACAGGGGTTGAAATTCACCCTGCGGCAACCATTGGCAGGCGCTTCTTCATTGACCACGGTATGGGAGTGGTGATTGGGGAAACATGTGAAATTGGAGACAACGTCACTGTTTTCCAAGGCGTGACATTAGGGGGAACAGGGAAAGAAAAGGGAAAGCGGCACCCGACCATTTTAGACGATGCGCTCATTGCGACAGGTGCAAAGGTGCTTGGTTCCATTACAGTCGGAAAAGGAGCCAAGATTGGGGCGGGGTCGGTCGTGTTAAAGGACGTACCCGACCATTCCACCGTTGTCGGTATACCTGGGCGAGTCGTCGTTCAAAATGGTAAGAAAATCAATCGTGATCTCAATCATCAAGATTTGCCAGATCCAATTTCCGATCGTTTCAAAGAATTGGAACGAGAAATGGAAAAGCTAAAAGGTGAGCTGGCTTCATTGAGCAGAAAGGAAGAACAATCATGA
- the cysS gene encoding cysteine--tRNA ligase, translating to MTINIYNTLTRKKEEFVPLEPGKVKMYVCGPTVYNYIHIGNARPAIVYDTVRKYLEYSGYDVNFVSNFTDVDDKLIKAANELGEDVPTIADRFIQAYFEDVSALGCKKADLHPRVTENMDDIIAFIATLIEKGYAYEADGDVYYSTRSFEGYGKLSHQSIDELKTGARIRVGEKKRDALDFALWKAAKDQEISWDSPWGEGRPGWHIECSAMVKKYLGDTIDIHAGGQDLTFPHHENEIAQSEALTGKPFAKYWMHNGYINIENEKMSKSLGNFVLVHDIVKEQDPDVLRFFMLSVHYRHPINYSMDLLESTKSAFNRLKTSYANLHHRLESSTNITEDNAEWLAKVEEQRATFISEMNDDFNTANAISVLFELAKQANYYMENDHTSEEVIKAFIGLFQEITSVLGFSLEEKHTLDEEVEALIEKRNEARRNRDFALSDQIRDQLKSMNIVLEDTPQGTRWKRGE from the coding sequence ATGACAATCAATATTTATAATACATTGACACGTAAGAAGGAAGAATTCGTCCCGCTTGAGCCAGGAAAGGTCAAAATGTATGTGTGCGGACCAACCGTTTATAACTACATTCATATCGGGAATGCAAGGCCTGCTATTGTTTATGACACTGTACGTAAGTATTTAGAATACAGCGGCTATGATGTGAACTTTGTCTCAAACTTTACAGATGTGGATGATAAGCTCATCAAAGCAGCCAATGAACTCGGGGAAGATGTCCCGACGATTGCTGACCGCTTTATTCAAGCCTACTTTGAAGACGTCAGTGCACTAGGCTGCAAAAAAGCTGACCTTCACCCGCGAGTGACGGAAAATATGGATGATATCATTGCATTTATTGCGACATTGATTGAAAAGGGCTACGCCTATGAAGCGGATGGTGACGTGTATTACAGCACACGCTCATTTGAAGGCTACGGAAAGCTTTCTCACCAGTCGATTGATGAACTGAAGACAGGTGCCCGTATTCGTGTAGGTGAGAAGAAACGAGATGCGCTGGACTTTGCTTTATGGAAGGCTGCAAAGGATCAAGAAATCTCATGGGATAGCCCGTGGGGCGAAGGACGACCAGGCTGGCACATCGAATGCTCGGCCATGGTTAAAAAATATTTAGGTGATACAATCGATATTCATGCAGGCGGACAGGATTTAACCTTCCCTCACCATGAAAATGAAATCGCTCAATCTGAGGCTTTGACAGGCAAACCTTTTGCAAAGTATTGGATGCATAACGGATATATTAATATTGAGAATGAAAAAATGTCAAAATCACTAGGCAACTTTGTGCTTGTGCATGACATTGTGAAAGAACAGGATCCTGACGTGCTTCGCTTCTTTATGTTGTCGGTTCACTACCGTCATCCAATTAACTATTCAATGGATTTGCTAGAGAGTACAAAGAGTGCGTTTAACCGGCTTAAAACGTCGTATGCCAATTTACATCATCGCCTCGAGAGCAGCACGAATATCACAGAAGACAATGCTGAATGGCTGGCGAAGGTTGAAGAGCAGCGAGCGACATTTATTTCTGAAATGAATGATGACTTCAATACGGCAAATGCGATCTCTGTTTTATTCGAACTTGCGAAACAGGCGAATTATTATATGGAAAATGATCATACTTCGGAGGAAGTGATCAAGGCATTTATCGGCTTGTTCCAAGAAATCACGTCTGTTCTTGGATTCTCTTTAGAAGAAAAGCATACGCTCGATGAAGAAGTAGAAGCGTTAATTGAAAAACGCAATGAGGCTAGAAGAAATCGTGATTTTGCGCTATCTGATCAAATTCGTGACCAGTTAAAGAGCATGAATATTGTATTGGAGGACACTCCTCAAGGTACTCGCTGGAAAAGAGGAGAATAG
- a CDS encoding Mini-ribonuclease 3: MLNFEKLKDGKQLNGLALAYMGDAIFEVYVRHHLLQTGATKPNELHKRASKIVSAKSQAAILFTLQQQGFFTEAEEAVLKRGRNAKSGTVPKNTDVQTYRYSTAFEALMGYLFIEKQDERLEELISQAIEIGTSGRKTNESAT; the protein is encoded by the coding sequence ATGTTGAATTTTGAAAAGCTGAAAGATGGTAAACAGTTAAACGGACTTGCGCTTGCTTACATGGGTGATGCCATTTTTGAAGTCTATGTGAGGCATCACCTCCTCCAAACGGGGGCGACAAAACCAAATGAGCTGCACAAACGAGCAAGCAAAATTGTTTCAGCTAAATCTCAGGCAGCTATTTTATTTACGCTACAGCAGCAAGGCTTTTTCACTGAAGCAGAAGAAGCGGTGCTGAAAAGAGGAAGAAATGCAAAATCAGGCACAGTGCCTAAAAACACAGACGTTCAAACGTATCGTTATAGTACGGCGTTTGAAGCGCTCATGGGTTATTTATTTATTGAAAAGCAGGACGAGCGCTTAGAAGAGCTGATTAGTCAGGCGATTGAAATCGGAACGTCAGGGAGGAAGACAAATGAGTCAGCAACATGA
- the rlmB gene encoding 23S rRNA (guanosine(2251)-2'-O)-methyltransferase RlmB: MSQQHDYVIGKNAVIETLKSDRELYKLWMAENTVKGQAQQVIELAKKQNITIQYVPRKKLDQMVTGQHQGIVAQVAAYEYAELDDLYQIAEQRNEQPFFLILDEIEDPHNLGSIMRTADAVGAHGIVIPKRRAVGLTTTVAKASTGAIEHIPVAKVTNLSRALDEMKERGIWVAGTDASAKQDYRQFDGTMPLALVIGSEGKGIGRLIKEKCDFLIKLPMAGKVTSLNASVAASLLMYEVYRKRYPLGE; encoded by the coding sequence ATGAGTCAGCAACATGATTATGTGATTGGGAAAAATGCAGTGATTGAAACACTGAAGTCAGATCGGGAGTTATACAAGCTCTGGATGGCAGAAAACACTGTAAAAGGACAAGCCCAGCAGGTCATTGAACTCGCAAAAAAACAAAATATCACCATTCAGTATGTTCCGAGGAAAAAGCTTGATCAAATGGTAACAGGTCAGCACCAGGGAATCGTTGCACAAGTAGCAGCATATGAATATGCAGAATTGGACGATCTATATCAAATCGCTGAACAGCGGAATGAACAGCCATTTTTTCTTATCTTAGATGAAATTGAAGACCCGCATAATTTAGGTTCCATTATGCGTACAGCAGATGCTGTAGGTGCACATGGGATTGTGATTCCGAAAAGGAGAGCGGTCGGCTTAACGACAACCGTTGCCAAAGCATCCACTGGGGCGATTGAACATATTCCTGTTGCCAAAGTCACCAACCTTTCAAGAGCTCTTGATGAGATGAAAGAAAGAGGAATCTGGGTTGCGGGAACAGATGCGTCTGCCAAACAGGATTACAGACAATTTGATGGCACGATGCCGCTTGCTCTCGTGATTGGCAGTGAAGGAAAAGGGATTGGCCGATTGATCAAAGAAAAGTGTGATTTTCTGATTAAGCTGCCTATGGCCGGAAAGGTCACTTCGTTAAACGCGTCAGTTGCCGCTAGTCTATTGATGTATGAAGTGTATCGAAAACGTTATCCGTTAGGAGAATAG
- the rae1 gene encoding ribosome-dependent mRNA decay endonuclease Rae1/YacP encodes MDILLVDGYNMIGAWPRLQHLKENSFEEARDILIQNLAEYQAYTGYRVIVVFDAHMVKGIEKKRINHRVEVIFTRENETADERIEKLAQDLNNIRTQIHVATSDFTEQWAIFGQGALRKSARELLREIEVIERKIETRVKKITSDKPASKIELSEDVLKTFEKWRRGNLE; translated from the coding sequence ATGGACATCCTCTTAGTCGATGGATACAACATGATAGGTGCTTGGCCACGGCTGCAGCACTTAAAGGAAAACAGCTTTGAAGAAGCCAGAGACATACTGATTCAAAATTTAGCAGAATATCAAGCATACACAGGGTATCGAGTCATTGTTGTATTCGATGCCCATATGGTCAAAGGAATCGAAAAAAAGCGGATCAATCACCGAGTAGAGGTCATCTTTACGAGAGAGAATGAAACAGCTGATGAGCGGATTGAAAAGCTTGCCCAGGATTTGAATAATATTCGGACGCAGATTCATGTGGCGACCTCAGACTTTACAGAACAATGGGCAATCTTTGGACAAGGAGCTCTTCGAAAGTCGGCTCGAGAGCTTTTAAGAGAGATTGAAGTGATCGAACGAAAGATTGAAACGAGAGTCAAAAAGATTACTTCTGATAAACCAGCATCCAAGATTGAATTGTCAGAAGATGTATTGAAAACGTTTGAAAAATGGCGGCGTGGGAATCTAGAATAG
- the sigH gene encoding RNA polymerase sporulation sigma factor SigH encodes MNLNNSKDKSIREQFCQLEDEQVIERVHVGDSDALDYLITKYRNFVRAKARSYFLIGADREDIVQEGMIGLYKSIRDFREDKLTSFKAFAELCITRQIITAIKTATRQKHIPLNSYVSLDKPIYDEESDRTLLDVISGAKALNPEDLIISKEEFDDIEMKMGELLSELERKVLVLYLDGRSYQEISEDLNRHVKSIDNALQRVKRKLEKYLELREISL; translated from the coding sequence GTGAATCTAAACAACAGCAAGGATAAATCCATCAGAGAGCAATTTTGCCAGTTGGAAGATGAACAAGTCATTGAAAGGGTTCATGTCGGAGATAGTGATGCGCTAGATTACTTAATAACGAAATACCGCAATTTTGTACGTGCAAAAGCAAGATCTTATTTCTTGATTGGAGCGGATCGAGAGGACATTGTCCAAGAGGGGATGATCGGACTTTATAAGTCTATCCGCGATTTCAGAGAGGACAAGCTTACTTCATTTAAGGCTTTTGCAGAATTATGTATTACCCGCCAAATTATCACCGCAATTAAAACAGCTACTCGCCAAAAACATATCCCGTTAAATTCCTATGTATCATTAGATAAGCCAATATATGATGAAGAATCAGACAGAACATTATTGGACGTCATTTCCGGTGCTAAAGCGCTTAACCCAGAAGATTTAATCATTAGCAAAGAAGAATTTGATGATATCGAAATGAAGATGGGTGAACTACTAAGCGAGCTGGAAAGAAAGGTTCTTGTGCTTTACCTTGATGGCAGATCCTATCAAGAGATTTCTGAAGATTTAAACCGTCATGTGAAATCAATTGATAACGCACTCCAAAGAGTAAAGAGAAAATTAGAGAAATATTTAGAGCTTCGCGAGATTAGTCTCTAA
- the rpmG gene encoding 50S ribosomal protein L33, translated as MRKKITLACKDCGSRNYTTMKSDASAAERLEVKKYCKTCNSHKTHLETK; from the coding sequence ATGAGGAAAAAGATTACTCTAGCCTGTAAAGACTGCGGAAGCCGCAATTATACGACAATGAAAAGTGATGCTTCAGCAGCTGAAAGATTAGAAGTTAAGAAATATTGCAAGACTTGTAATTCACATAAAACACATTTAGAAACGAAGTAA
- the secE gene encoding preprotein translocase subunit SecE gives MRIISFLKSVGKEMKKVSWPKKNEMIRYTITVILTVVFFAIFFSFLDIGISQLIELIH, from the coding sequence ATGCGTATTATCAGTTTCTTAAAAAGTGTCGGGAAAGAAATGAAGAAGGTCAGCTGGCCAAAGAAAAACGAAATGATTCGTTACACAATCACTGTTATTTTAACAGTCGTATTCTTTGCAATCTTTTTCTCTTTTCTTGATATAGGAATCTCACAATTAATCGAATTAATTCATTAA
- the nusG gene encoding transcription termination/antitermination protein NusG, with amino-acid sequence MEKNWYVVHTYSGYENKVKANLEKRVESMGMQDKIFRVVVPEEEETDIKNGKKKVVKKKVFPGYVLVEIVMTDDSWYVVRNTPGVTGFVGSAGSGSKPTALLPGEAETILKRMGLEERKTEIDFELKETVKVIDGPFANFTGSIEEIDYDKSKVKVFVNMFGRETPVELEFTQIDKL; translated from the coding sequence ATGGAAAAGAATTGGTATGTTGTGCATACGTACTCTGGCTATGAAAACAAAGTAAAAGCGAACTTGGAAAAGCGTGTTGAATCAATGGGCATGCAAGATAAGATCTTCCGCGTTGTTGTACCAGAAGAAGAAGAAACAGATATTAAAAATGGTAAGAAAAAAGTTGTCAAAAAGAAAGTATTCCCTGGCTATGTCCTAGTGGAAATCGTGATGACTGACGACTCTTGGTATGTTGTTCGTAATACACCAGGTGTCACAGGATTCGTTGGATCAGCTGGATCAGGCTCAAAGCCGACAGCGCTTTTGCCAGGCGAAGCTGAAACCATTCTGAAGAGAATGGGTCTTGAAGAACGCAAAACAGAAATCGACTTTGAATTGAAAGAAACAGTCAAGGTCATCGACGGACCATTTGCGAACTTCACAGGCTCTATCGAAGAGATTGATTACGATAAAAGCAAAGTCAAAGTATTCGTTAATATGTTTGGTAGAGAAACACCCGTGGAACTTGAGTTCACGCAGATCGATAAATTGTAA
- the rplK gene encoding 50S ribosomal protein L11, protein MAKKVVKVVKLQIPAGKANPAPPVGPALGQAGVNIMGFCKEFNARTADQAGLIIPVEISVFEDRSFTFITKTPPAAVLLKKAAGIESGSGEPNRNKVATVKRDKVREIAETKMPDLNAASVESAMRMVEGTARSMGIVIED, encoded by the coding sequence GTGGCTAAAAAAGTAGTTAAAGTTGTTAAATTGCAAATTCCTGCTGGAAAAGCTAACCCAGCTCCACCAGTTGGACCTGCACTAGGTCAAGCCGGTGTTAATATCATGGGATTCTGTAAGGAGTTTAATGCTCGTACAGCTGACCAAGCTGGTCTTATCATTCCTGTTGAAATTTCGGTTTTTGAAGACCGTTCATTTACATTTATTACTAAAACTCCACCTGCTGCAGTTTTACTTAAAAAAGCAGCTGGTATTGAGTCTGGTTCTGGTGAACCTAACCGTAATAAAGTGGCAACTGTTAAGCGTGATAAAGTACGCGAAATCGCGGAAACAAAAATGCCTGACTTAAACGCTGCTAGCGTTGAATCAGCTATGCGCATGGTTGAAGGTACTGCACGCAGTATGGGTATTGTCATCGAAGATTAA
- the rplA gene encoding 50S ribosomal protein L1, whose product MAKKGKKYVEAAKLIERTKAYDVAEAVSLTKKANTAKFDATVEVAFRLGVDPRKNDQQIRGAVVLPNGTGKTQRVLVFAKGEKAKEAEAAGADYVGDSDYITKIQQGWFDFDVIVATPDMMGEVGKIGRVLGPKGLMPNPKTGTVTFEVEKAINEIKAGKVEYRVDKAGNIHAPIGKVSFEDEKLVENFATIYDTILKAKPAAAKGVYVKNVSVTSTMGPGVKVDPSSFSAK is encoded by the coding sequence ATGGCTAAAAAAGGTAAAAAGTATGTAGAAGCTGCTAAGCTAATCGAACGTACTAAAGCGTATGATGTAGCTGAAGCTGTTTCTCTTACAAAAAAAGCAAATACAGCGAAATTTGATGCGACTGTAGAAGTTGCTTTTCGTTTGGGCGTAGACCCTCGTAAAAACGACCAACAAATCCGCGGTGCAGTTGTACTTCCTAACGGAACTGGTAAAACTCAACGCGTTCTTGTGTTCGCTAAAGGCGAAAAAGCAAAAGAAGCAGAAGCTGCTGGAGCAGACTACGTTGGAGATTCTGATTACATCACTAAAATCCAACAAGGCTGGTTCGATTTCGATGTAATCGTTGCAACACCTGACATGATGGGTGAAGTTGGTAAGATCGGTCGTGTACTTGGACCAAAAGGTCTTATGCCAAACCCTAAAACAGGAACTGTTACATTTGAAGTAGAAAAAGCAATCAATGAAATCAAAGCTGGTAAAGTAGAATACCGCGTTGATAAAGCTGGTAACATCCACGCGCCAATCGGAAAGGTTTCTTTCGAGGACGAAAAGCTTGTTGAGAACTTTGCAACAATCTATGACACAATCCTTAAAGCAAAACCTGCAGCGGCTAAAGGTGTATACGTGAAAAACGTTTCTGTTACATCTACTATGGGCCCTGGTGTGAAAGTGGATCCATCTTCTTTCTCTGCAAAATAA
- the rplJ gene encoding 50S ribosomal protein L10 yields the protein MSNAIDTKKVVVDEITSKFKDSMSTVIVDYRGLSVSEVTELRKQLRDAGVEFKVYKNTLTRRAVEQVELTGLNDFLTGPNAIAFSNEDVIAPAKIINEFAKSHEALEIKAGVIEGNVATVEEVKALAELPSREGLLSMLLSVLQAPVRNLALATKAVADQKEEQGA from the coding sequence ATGAGCAATGCAATCGATACAAAAAAAGTTGTCGTTGATGAAATTACTTCTAAATTTAAAGACAGTATGTCTACTGTAATTGTAGATTACCGCGGTCTTTCAGTTTCTGAAGTGACTGAACTTCGTAAACAGCTTCGTGACGCTGGCGTAGAATTCAAAGTTTACAAAAACACTTTGACTCGCCGTGCAGTTGAACAAGTTGAACTAACAGGTTTAAACGATTTCTTAACAGGTCCAAACGCTATCGCATTCAGTAACGAAGATGTTATCGCACCTGCGAAAATCATCAACGAATTTGCGAAAAGCCACGAAGCTTTAGAAATCAAAGCTGGTGTCATCGAAGGAAACGTAGCGACTGTAGAAGAAGTGAAGGCTCTTGCGGAACTTCCGTCTCGCGAAGGCTTACTATCTATGTTGCTTAGCGTTCTTCAAGCTCCAGTTCGTAACCTTGCTCTTGCTACTAAAGCAGTTGCAGATCAAAAAGAAGAACAAGGCGCTTAA
- the rplL gene encoding 50S ribosomal protein L7/L12, translated as MALNIEEIIASVKEATVLELNDLVKAIEEEFGVTAAAPVAVAAAGGAAAEEKTDFDLVLAGAGDQKIKVIKVVREITGLGLKEAKELVDNTPKPLKEGIAKEEAEELKAKLEEVGASVEVK; from the coding sequence ATGGCTTTAAATATCGAAGAAATCATTGCTTCAGTTAAAGAAGCAACTGTACTTGAGTTAAACGACTTAGTAAAAGCAATCGAAGAAGAATTTGGCGTAACTGCTGCTGCTCCTGTAGCTGTAGCTGCAGCTGGTGGTGCCGCTGCTGAAGAGAAAACTGATTTTGATCTAGTACTTGCTGGTGCTGGAGACCAAAAAATCAAAGTTATCAAAGTGGTTCGTGAAATCACTGGTCTTGGCTTGAAAGAAGCTAAAGAACTTGTTGACAACACTCCAAAACCACTTAAAGAAGGTATTGCTAAAGAAGAAGCTGAAGAACTTAAAGCTAAGCTTGAAGAAGTTGGCGCTTCTGTAGAAGTTAAGTAA
- a CDS encoding class I SAM-dependent methyltransferase encodes MSDHYYTEKPSVKSNKQTWDFTLRNRTFTFTSDSGVFSKKEVDFGSRLLIEAFEEPDVDGDILDVGCGYGPIGLSLANEMTSRTIHMIDVNERAVELSKENAKHNRVDNVRIYQSDLFSNVHSSAAFASILTNPPIRAGKKVVHAIFEKSADHLLPEGELWVVIQKKQGGPSAIEKLEQLFGEVEVVLKKKGYYIIKAKKV; translated from the coding sequence ATGAGTGACCACTATTATACGGAAAAGCCATCAGTGAAAAGCAATAAACAGACATGGGACTTCACCTTGAGAAACCGTACCTTTACTTTTACAAGTGACAGTGGAGTGTTTTCTAAGAAAGAAGTCGACTTTGGTTCAAGGCTTTTAATTGAAGCTTTTGAAGAACCTGATGTGGATGGCGATATCTTAGATGTCGGTTGCGGTTATGGACCGATTGGCTTATCGTTAGCAAACGAAATGACGAGCCGCACCATTCATATGATTGATGTGAACGAAAGAGCAGTCGAACTTTCAAAGGAAAACGCTAAACATAATCGCGTTGATAATGTCCGCATCTATCAAAGTGATTTGTTCTCGAATGTTCATTCATCAGCTGCTTTTGCCTCTATACTGACCAATCCCCCAATACGGGCAGGGAAGAAAGTTGTACATGCGATCTTTGAAAAAAGTGCTGATCATTTATTGCCGGAAGGTGAGTTGTGGGTGGTTATTCAGAAAAAGCAGGGCGGACCATCTGCGATTGAGAAATTAGAACAGCTCTTTGGAGAAGTCGAAGTTGTATTGAAAAAAAAGGGCTACTATATTATCAAAGCTAAAAAAGTTTGA